One genomic region from Streptomyces venezuelae encodes:
- the glyA gene encoding serine hydroxymethyltransferase has translation MPVTAPPDEDLDVLRRQDPEIADVLLGEVRRQSDSLQLIAAENFASPAVLAALGSPLANKYAEGYPGARHHGGCEYADAAERIAVERATALFGADHANVQAHSGSSAVLAAYAALLRPGDTVLAMGLEHGGHLTHGSPANFSGRWFDFVPYGVDAETGLVDYEQVAALARHHRPKAIVCGSISYPRHLDYRIFREIADEVGAYLIADAAHPIGLVAGGAAPSPVPYADVVCATTHKVLRGPRGGMILCGADLAGRIDRAVFPFTQGGAQMHTIAAKAVAFGEASTPAFATYAHQVVEHARVLAAALAAEGFALTTGGTDTHLITADPAPLGVDGRTARARLAAAGVVLDICALPYGEGRGIRLGTAAVTTQGMGSPEMARIAALFTAALRDDPAETARVRAEVRALTGRFPPYGR, from the coding sequence ATGCCGGTCACCGCGCCCCCCGATGAGGATCTCGACGTCCTGCGCCGGCAGGACCCGGAGATCGCCGACGTGCTGCTCGGCGAGGTGCGGCGGCAGAGCGACAGTCTGCAGCTGATCGCGGCAGAGAACTTCGCCTCGCCCGCCGTCCTCGCCGCCCTCGGTTCCCCGCTCGCCAACAAGTACGCCGAGGGCTACCCCGGCGCCCGGCACCACGGCGGCTGCGAGTACGCCGACGCCGCCGAGCGGATCGCCGTGGAGCGGGCCACCGCGCTCTTCGGAGCCGACCACGCGAACGTCCAGGCGCACTCCGGCTCCTCGGCCGTCCTGGCGGCGTACGCGGCGCTTCTCAGGCCCGGTGACACGGTCCTGGCCATGGGCCTGGAGCACGGCGGGCACCTCACGCACGGATCGCCCGCCAACTTCTCCGGCCGCTGGTTCGACTTCGTCCCGTACGGGGTCGACGCCGAGACTGGTCTCGTCGACTACGAGCAGGTCGCCGCCCTCGCCCGGCACCACCGCCCCAAGGCGATCGTCTGCGGCTCCATCTCCTACCCCCGCCACCTCGACTACCGGATCTTCCGCGAGATCGCCGACGAGGTCGGCGCGTACCTGATCGCCGACGCGGCCCACCCCATCGGCCTCGTCGCCGGGGGAGCGGCCCCCAGCCCCGTCCCGTACGCCGATGTCGTCTGTGCCACCACCCACAAGGTCCTGCGCGGACCGCGCGGTGGCATGATCCTTTGCGGTGCCGACCTCGCGGGCCGGATCGACCGGGCGGTGTTCCCGTTCACCCAGGGCGGCGCCCAGATGCACACGATCGCGGCCAAGGCGGTGGCCTTCGGCGAGGCGTCCACTCCGGCGTTCGCCACGTACGCCCATCAGGTGGTGGAACACGCACGGGTGCTCGCCGCCGCGCTCGCCGCCGAGGGCTTCGCGCTCACGACCGGCGGCACCGACACCCACCTCATCACCGCGGACCCCGCGCCCCTCGGCGTCGACGGCCGCACGGCCCGGGCCCGGCTGGCCGCCGCCGGCGTGGTGCTCGACATCTGCGCCCTCCCGTACGGGGAGGGGCGCGGCATCCGGCTCGGCACGGCCGCCGTCACGACCCAGGGCATGGGCTCCCCGGAGATGGCGAGAATTGCCGCACTGTTCACCGCGGCGCTACGTGATGATCCCGCCGAGACCGCCCGCGTCAGGGCGGAAGTACGTGCTCTGACCGGCCGATTTCCCCCGTATGGACGCTGA
- the prfA gene encoding peptide chain release factor 1, protein MFEAVEELVGEHADLETKLADPSVHADQANARKLNKRYAELTPIVATYRAWKQTGDDIETARELAHDDPEFAAEVKQLEKDREGLTEKLRLLLVPRDPSDDKDVILEIKAGAGGDESALFAGDLLRMYLRYAERVGWKTEIIDATESELGGYKDVQVAVKTKGGNGATEPGQGVWARLKYEGGVHRVQRVPATESQGRIHTSAAGVLVTPEAEEVEVEIVANDLRIDVYRSSGPGGQSVNTTDSAVRITHLPTGIVASCQNEKSQLQNKEQAMRILRSRLLAAAQEEAESKAADARRSQVRTVDRSEKIRTYNFPENRISDHRVGFKAYNLDQVLDGDLDAMIQACVDADSAAKLAAA, encoded by the coding sequence ATGTTCGAGGCGGTCGAGGAACTGGTCGGCGAGCACGCCGACCTGGAGACGAAGCTCGCAGACCCTTCGGTCCACGCCGACCAGGCGAACGCGCGCAAGCTGAACAAGCGCTACGCCGAGCTGACCCCGATCGTCGCCACCTACCGGGCCTGGAAGCAGACCGGTGACGACATCGAGACCGCCCGCGAGCTGGCACACGACGACCCGGAATTCGCCGCCGAGGTCAAGCAGCTGGAGAAGGACCGGGAGGGGCTCACCGAGAAGCTCCGCCTGCTCCTCGTCCCGCGCGACCCGAGCGACGACAAGGACGTCATCCTGGAGATCAAGGCGGGCGCGGGCGGCGACGAGTCCGCCCTCTTCGCCGGCGACCTGCTCCGCATGTACCTCCGGTACGCCGAGCGCGTCGGCTGGAAGACCGAGATCATCGACGCCACCGAGTCCGAGCTGGGCGGCTACAAGGACGTCCAGGTCGCCGTGAAGACCAAGGGCGGCAACGGCGCCACCGAGCCCGGCCAGGGCGTCTGGGCCCGCCTCAAGTACGAGGGCGGCGTCCACCGCGTGCAGCGCGTGCCCGCCACCGAGTCGCAGGGCCGCATCCACACCTCCGCCGCCGGCGTGCTCGTCACGCCCGAGGCCGAGGAGGTCGAGGTCGAGATCGTCGCCAACGACCTGCGCATCGACGTCTACCGCTCGTCGGGCCCCGGCGGCCAGTCGGTCAACACCACCGACTCCGCCGTCCGCATCACCCACCTGCCGACCGGCATCGTCGCCTCCTGCCAGAACGAGAAGAGCCAGCTCCAGAACAAGGAGCAGGCCATGCGCATCCTGCGCTCCCGGCTGCTCGCCGCCGCGCAGGAGGAGGCCGAGTCCAAGGCCGCCGACGCCCGCCGCAGCCAGGTGCGCACCGTCGACCGCTCCGAGAAGATCCGGACGTACAACTTCCCGGAGAACCGCATCTCGGACCACCGCGTCGGCTTCAAGGCGTACAACCTCGACCAGGTGCTCGACGGCGACCTGGACGCGATGATCCAGGCGTGCGTCGACGCCGACTCGGCCGCCAAGCTCGCCGCGGCCTGA
- the prmC gene encoding peptide chain release factor N(5)-glutamine methyltransferase: MNLLLAEVAQATQRLADAGVPSPRFDAEELAAFVHGVKRGELHNVKDADFDARYWETIARREAREPLQHITGRAFFRYLELQVGPGVFVPRPETESVVGWAIDAVRAMDVVEPLIVDLCTGSGAIALAMAQEVPRSRVHAVELSDDALVWTRKNAEGSRVTVHQGDALTALPELDGQVDLVISNPPYIPLTEWEYVAPEARDHDPEMALFSGEDGLDTIRGIERTAHRLLRPGGLVVIEHADTQGGQVPWIFNEEAGWADAADHPDLNNRPRFATARKAMP, translated from the coding sequence GTGAACCTGCTGCTTGCCGAGGTGGCCCAGGCCACCCAGCGGCTGGCCGACGCCGGCGTTCCCTCACCGCGTTTCGACGCGGAGGAGCTCGCCGCGTTCGTGCACGGCGTCAAGCGGGGGGAGCTGCACAACGTCAAGGACGCGGACTTCGACGCCCGCTACTGGGAGACGATCGCCCGCCGCGAGGCCCGGGAACCGCTCCAGCACATCACCGGCCGGGCGTTCTTCCGCTACCTGGAGCTCCAGGTGGGGCCCGGCGTCTTCGTGCCCCGCCCCGAGACCGAGTCGGTCGTCGGCTGGGCCATAGACGCCGTGCGCGCGATGGACGTCGTCGAACCGCTCATCGTCGACCTCTGCACCGGCTCCGGGGCCATCGCCCTCGCCATGGCGCAGGAGGTCCCGCGCTCGCGCGTGCACGCGGTGGAGCTCTCCGACGACGCCCTCGTCTGGACCCGGAAGAACGCCGAGGGCTCCCGCGTCACCGTCCACCAGGGCGACGCGCTGACCGCCCTCCCGGAGCTGGACGGCCAGGTCGACCTGGTCATCTCCAACCCGCCGTACATCCCGCTCACCGAGTGGGAGTACGTCGCACCCGAGGCCCGCGACCACGACCCGGAGATGGCCCTCTTCTCCGGCGAGGACGGCCTCGACACCATCCGCGGCATCGAGCGCACCGCCCACCGGCTGCTGCGCCCCGGTGGCCTCGTCGTCATCGAGCACGCGGACACCCAGGGCGGACAGGTTCCGTGGATCTTCAACGAAGAGGCCGGCTGGGCCGACGCCGCCGACCACCCGGACCTGAACAACCGGCCGCGCTTCGCGACCGCCCGCAAGGCAATGCCATGA
- a CDS encoding protein-tyrosine-phosphatase — protein MTAPEGRGIAGFDDSSTFRILHVSTGNVCRSPITERLTRHALCDRLGDPLGGGLIVESAGTWGHEGAPMEANAELVLADFGADYSGFVGRELLDEHVIRADLVLTATRDHRAQVISMGHSAGLRTFTLKEFTRLVRAIDPATLPDPRDEGMVERARALVRAAAALRGWLLAPSVDADEVNDPYGAPITFFRSIGDEINQALDPVVTALTGVAARD, from the coding sequence TTGACCGCCCCTGAGGGGCGTGGCATAGCGGGGTTCGACGACAGCAGCACCTTCCGCATCCTCCACGTCAGCACCGGCAACGTCTGCCGCTCGCCGATCACCGAGCGGCTGACCCGCCATGCCCTGTGCGACCGCCTCGGCGATCCGCTCGGCGGCGGCCTGATCGTGGAGAGCGCCGGCACCTGGGGCCACGAGGGCGCCCCCATGGAGGCCAACGCCGAACTGGTCCTCGCGGACTTCGGCGCGGACTACAGCGGTTTCGTGGGCCGCGAGCTCCTCGACGAGCACGTCATCCGCGCGGACCTCGTCCTCACGGCGACCCGCGACCACCGGGCGCAGGTCATCTCGATGGGCCACTCGGCGGGCCTGCGCACCTTCACCCTGAAGGAGTTCACCCGCCTGGTCCGCGCGATCGACCCCGCGACGCTCCCGGACCCGCGCGACGAAGGCATGGTCGAACGCGCCCGAGCCCTGGTCCGCGCTGCCGCGGCTCTACGCGGGTGGCTCCTCGCCCCCTCGGTGGACGCGGACGAGGTCAACGACCCGTACGGCGCCCCGATCACCTTCTTCCGCTCGATCGGCGACGAGATCAACCAGGCGCTGGATCCGGTGGTGACGGCCCTGACGGGCGTTGCGGCGCGCGACTGA
- the rpmE gene encoding 50S ribosomal protein L31 gives MKREIHPEYVETQVSCTCGASFTTRSTLTEGTIRAEVCSECHPFYTGKQKILDTGGRVARFEARFGKAGSAK, from the coding sequence TTGAAGCGCGAGATTCACCCCGAGTACGTCGAGACCCAGGTCAGCTGCACCTGCGGCGCGTCGTTCACCACTCGTAGCACGCTGACCGAGGGCACCATCCGTGCCGAGGTCTGCTCCGAGTGCCACCCGTTCTACACGGGCAAGCAGAAGATCCTCGACACCGGCGGCCGCGTGGCCCGCTTCGAGGCCCGCTTCGGCAAGGCCGGCTCCGCCAAGTAG
- the atpB gene encoding F0F1 ATP synthase subunit A, translating into MSADQTLAFDPDCHIFSGCGFPAPGLHTFMYEPIATVGGIEFTKPMLLAILGSIVVVGFFWAAFAKPKLIPGKMQMVGEAGYDFVRRGIVYEIIGKKDGEKYVPFMVSLFFFVWIMNLWSIIPLAQFPVTSLIAFPAGLALIVYVMWISLTFKKHGFVGGWKNIVGYDKSLGAILPMVVVLEFFSNLLIRPFTHAVRLFANMFAGHLLIVMFSLATWYLMNGLGFVYAGASFVMVLVMTAFELFIQAVQAYVFVLLACSYIQGALSEHH; encoded by the coding sequence GTGAGTGCTGACCAGACGCTTGCCTTCGACCCGGATTGCCACATCTTCAGTGGATGTGGCTTCCCGGCGCCGGGCCTGCACACGTTCATGTACGAGCCCATCGCCACGGTGGGGGGCATCGAGTTCACCAAGCCGATGCTGCTCGCCATTCTCGGCTCCATCGTGGTCGTCGGGTTCTTCTGGGCCGCCTTCGCCAAGCCCAAGCTGATCCCCGGCAAGATGCAGATGGTCGGCGAGGCCGGTTACGACTTCGTGCGCCGCGGCATCGTCTACGAGATCATCGGCAAGAAGGACGGCGAGAAGTACGTCCCCTTCATGGTGTCGCTGTTCTTCTTCGTCTGGATCATGAACCTCTGGTCGATCATTCCGCTCGCCCAGTTCCCGGTCACCTCGCTGATCGCCTTCCCGGCCGGTCTCGCGCTGATCGTCTACGTCATGTGGATCTCGCTGACGTTCAAGAAGCACGGCTTCGTCGGCGGCTGGAAGAACATCGTCGGCTACGACAAGTCGCTCGGCGCGATCCTTCCGATGGTCGTCGTCCTCGAGTTCTTCTCGAACCTGCTGATCCGTCCCTTCACGCACGCGGTGCGACTGTTCGCGAACATGTTCGCCGGTCACCTGCTGATCGTGATGTTCTCGCTGGCCACCTGGTACCTCATGAACGGCCTGGGCTTCGTCTACGCCGGCGCCTCGTTCGTGATGGTCCTCGTGATGACCGCCTTCGAGCTCTTCATCCAGGCCGTCCAGGCGTACGTCTTCGTCCTCCTGGCCTGCAGCTACATCCAGGGCGCGCTCTCCGAGCACCACTGA
- a CDS encoding L-threonylcarbamoyladenylate synthase, protein MARRYDCNEATDRVTGLREAASAVRRGELVVLPTDTVYGIGADAFSSEAVADLLAAKGRGRNMPTPVLIGSPNTLHGLVTDFSEHAWELVDAFWPGALTLVAKHQPSLQWDLGDTRGTVAIRMPLHPVAIELLTEVGPMAVSSANLTGHPSPEDCDAAQQMLGDSVSVYLDGGPTPGIVPSSIVDVTGKVPVLLREGALSPEELRKVVPDLEVAH, encoded by the coding sequence ATGGCACGGCGATACGACTGCAACGAGGCCACCGATCGTGTGACCGGTCTGCGTGAGGCCGCGTCCGCCGTCCGCCGGGGCGAGCTGGTCGTGCTGCCCACCGACACCGTGTACGGGATCGGGGCGGACGCCTTCAGCAGCGAGGCCGTCGCGGACCTGCTGGCCGCCAAGGGCCGGGGCCGCAACATGCCCACGCCCGTGCTCATCGGCTCCCCGAACACCCTCCACGGCCTGGTCACGGACTTCTCCGAGCACGCCTGGGAGCTCGTCGACGCCTTCTGGCCCGGTGCGCTGACCCTCGTCGCCAAGCACCAGCCCTCCCTCCAGTGGGACCTCGGCGACACCCGGGGCACCGTCGCCATCCGGATGCCGCTGCACCCGGTCGCGATCGAGCTGCTCACCGAGGTCGGCCCGATGGCCGTCTCCTCGGCCAACCTCACCGGCCACCCGTCGCCCGAGGACTGCGACGCGGCCCAGCAGATGCTCGGCGACTCCGTCTCCGTCTACCTCGACGGCGGCCCGACCCCCGGCATCGTCCCGTCCTCCATCGTCGACGTCACGGGCAAGGTGCCGGTGCTGCTGCGCGAGGGCGCGCTGTCCCCGGAGGAGCTCCGGAAGGTCGTACCCGACCTCGAGGTGGCACATTGA
- a CDS encoding LCP family protein has product MTEKNSGRIGGAGSGRRRKPPAKSRRRLTILLSGAAAVLVLGGAGLGYVYVKLDGNIKGVDINAQLGTERPDDIDNGSMDILVLGSDSRAGDNAAYGEDEGGARSDTAMVVHVYEGHKKASVVSIPRDTLVDRPRCADGKGTPVPGEQRAMFNTAYEVGGPACAVKTVEAMSGIRMDHYIEVDFTGFKKLIDELGGVEITTTQPIKDSKSHLDLGPGTHTLDGEQSLGLVRTRKSVGDGSDLGRIQLQQAFMKAFIDQVKDVGVFTSPAKLLDLADAATKAITPDSELDSVQELMGFAKGLSGIGPENVHMITLPVEYDPVDPNRVIPLEAQSRQVWTALKTDRPIPASATKDAATGKADGVVK; this is encoded by the coding sequence ATGACCGAGAAGAACAGCGGCCGAATAGGCGGCGCGGGCAGCGGCCGCCGCCGCAAGCCGCCCGCCAAGAGCCGGCGCCGCCTGACGATCCTCCTGTCGGGGGCCGCCGCGGTCCTCGTCCTGGGCGGGGCCGGTCTGGGGTACGTGTACGTCAAGCTCGACGGCAACATCAAGGGCGTCGACATCAACGCCCAGCTCGGCACCGAGCGCCCCGACGACATCGACAACGGCTCCATGGACATCCTCGTCCTCGGCTCCGACTCCCGCGCCGGCGACAACGCCGCCTACGGCGAGGACGAGGGCGGCGCCCGCTCCGACACCGCGATGGTCGTCCACGTCTACGAGGGCCACAAGAAGGCCAGCGTCGTCTCCATCCCCCGCGACACCCTCGTCGACCGGCCGCGGTGCGCCGACGGCAAGGGCACGCCCGTCCCCGGCGAGCAGCGCGCGATGTTCAACACCGCGTACGAGGTCGGCGGCCCGGCCTGCGCCGTCAAGACCGTCGAGGCGATGTCCGGCATCCGCATGGACCACTACATCGAGGTCGACTTCACGGGCTTCAAGAAGCTCATCGACGAACTCGGCGGCGTGGAGATCACCACCACCCAGCCGATCAAGGACTCCAAGAGCCACCTCGACCTCGGCCCGGGCACCCACACTCTCGACGGCGAGCAGTCCCTCGGCCTCGTCCGCACCCGCAAGAGCGTCGGCGACGGCAGCGACCTCGGCCGCATCCAGCTCCAGCAGGCCTTCATGAAGGCCTTCATCGACCAGGTCAAGGACGTCGGCGTCTTCACCAGCCCGGCCAAGCTCCTCGACCTCGCCGACGCAGCGACCAAGGCCATCACCCCGGACTCCGAGCTCGACTCGGTCCAGGAGTTGATGGGCTTCGCCAAGGGCCTCTCCGGCATCGGCCCCGAGAACGTCCACATGATCACGCTGCCGGTCGAGTACGACCCCGTCGACCCCAACCGCGTCATCCCGCTGGAGGCCCAGTCCCGGCAGGTCTGGACGGCCCTGAAGACCGACCGGCCGATCCCCGCGTCGGCGACGAAGGACGCCGCCACGGGCAAGGCCGACGGCGTCGTGAAGTAA
- the rho gene encoding transcription termination factor Rho: MSDTTDLMGVTADSSVDAAAPAAGAATGGTARRRRSGTGLEGMVLAELQQVASGLGIRGTARMRKSQLIEVIKEAQAGGGSAAPAKAAKPAAGTEAVETKPKRRATSKTRTGETAAEAAAPQAEKAEKAVAQQQIDIPGQPASEDQPAGERRRRRATAPAGSPEGEAKAEATQVVKAEARTEARTDVKADTQAEAAVDGAEGRGRRDRGERGERGERRDRRDRQRERGKGDEQQGGGQGGQRQRQGGQGQGQQGQGQGQSQGQQGGQQAGPQDDYDDEAGGRRGRRGRYRDRRGRRGRDDFQAGEPQVSDDDVLIPVAGILDILDNYAFIRTSGYLPGPNDVYVSLAQVRKNGLRKGDHVTGAVRQPKDGERREKFNALVRLDSANGMAADSGRGRPEFNKLTPLYPQDRLRLETDPGVLTTRIIDLVSPIGKGQRGLIVAPPKTGKTMIMQAIANAITHNNPECHLMVVLVDERPEEVTDMQRSVKGEVISSTFDRPAEDHTTVAELAIERAKRLVELGHDVVVLLDSITRLGRAYNLAAPASGRILSGGVDSTALYPPKRFFGAARNIEDGGSLTILATALVDTGSRMDEVIFEEFKGTGNMELKLDRKLADKRIFPAVDVDASGTRKEEILLGADELAVTWKLRRVLHALDQQQAIELLLDKMKQTKSNGEFLLQIQKTTPGGKNDD; encoded by the coding sequence GCGCAAGAGCCAGCTGATCGAGGTCATCAAGGAGGCGCAGGCCGGCGGGGGATCCGCCGCGCCCGCCAAGGCCGCGAAGCCCGCGGCCGGCACAGAGGCCGTCGAGACCAAGCCGAAGCGCCGCGCCACCTCCAAGACCCGTACGGGCGAGACCGCGGCCGAGGCCGCCGCGCCCCAGGCGGAGAAGGCCGAGAAGGCCGTCGCCCAGCAGCAGATCGACATCCCGGGCCAGCCGGCCTCCGAGGACCAGCCGGCCGGTGAGCGCCGTCGTCGTCGGGCCACCGCCCCCGCCGGTTCGCCGGAGGGCGAGGCCAAGGCCGAGGCCACCCAGGTCGTCAAGGCCGAGGCGCGCACCGAGGCCCGCACCGACGTCAAGGCCGACACGCAGGCCGAGGCCGCAGTCGACGGCGCCGAGGGCCGTGGCCGCCGTGACCGCGGCGAGCGCGGGGAGCGCGGCGAACGCCGTGACCGCCGTGACCGTCAGCGCGAGCGCGGCAAGGGTGACGAGCAGCAGGGCGGTGGCCAGGGCGGCCAGCGCCAGCGTCAGGGCGGCCAGGGCCAGGGCCAGCAGGGCCAGGGCCAGGGCCAGAGCCAGGGTCAGCAGGGTGGCCAGCAGGCCGGCCCGCAGGACGACTACGACGACGAGGCGGGCGGCCGTCGCGGCCGTCGCGGTCGCTACCGCGACCGTCGTGGCCGTCGTGGCCGTGACGACTTCCAGGCCGGCGAGCCGCAGGTCTCCGACGACGACGTCCTGATCCCCGTCGCGGGCATCCTCGACATCCTCGACAACTACGCGTTCATCCGGACCTCCGGCTACCTGCCCGGCCCGAACGACGTGTACGTCTCCCTCGCCCAGGTCCGCAAGAACGGCCTGCGCAAGGGTGACCACGTCACCGGTGCCGTGCGTCAGCCGAAGGACGGCGAGCGCCGCGAGAAGTTCAACGCGCTGGTCCGCCTGGACTCCGCGAACGGCATGGCGGCCGACTCCGGCCGCGGCCGCCCGGAGTTCAACAAGCTGACCCCGCTCTACCCGCAGGACCGGCTCCGCCTGGAGACCGACCCGGGCGTGCTGACCACGCGGATCATCGACCTCGTGTCGCCGATCGGCAAGGGCCAGCGCGGTCTGATCGTGGCCCCGCCGAAGACCGGCAAGACCATGATCATGCAGGCCATCGCCAACGCGATCACGCACAACAACCCCGAGTGCCACCTGATGGTCGTCCTGGTCGACGAGCGTCCGGAAGAGGTCACCGACATGCAGCGGTCGGTCAAGGGCGAGGTCATCTCCTCGACCTTCGACCGTCCGGCCGAGGACCACACCACGGTCGCCGAGCTGGCCATCGAGCGCGCCAAGCGCCTCGTGGAGCTGGGTCACGACGTGGTCGTCCTGCTCGACTCGATCACCCGCCTGGGCCGCGCGTACAACCTCGCGGCGCCGGCCTCCGGCCGCATCCTTTCCGGTGGTGTCGACTCGACCGCGCTCTACCCGCCGAAGCGCTTCTTCGGTGCGGCCCGGAACATCGAGGACGGCGGCTCGCTGACCATCCTCGCCACCGCCCTGGTGGACACCGGTTCGCGCATGGACGAGGTGATCTTCGAGGAGTTCAAGGGCACCGGCAACATGGAGCTCAAGCTCGACCGGAAGCTCGCCGACAAGCGCATCTTCCCGGCCGTCGACGTCGATGCCTCGGGTACGCGCAAGGAAGAGATCCTGCTCGGCGCCGACGAGCTCGCCGTCACCTGGAAGCTGCGCCGTGTGCTGCACGCGCTCGACCAGCAGCAGGCGATCGAGCTGCTTCTCGACAAGATGAAGCAGACGAAGTCGAACGGCGAGTTCCTGCTCCAGATCCAGAAGACGACGCCTGGCGGCAAGAACGACGACTGA
- a CDS encoding MraY family glycosyltransferase — protein sequence MRDYLLTLCVTAAVTYLLTGPVRKFAIATGAMPEIRARDVHREPTPRLGGIAMFFGLCTGLLVADHLQNLSSVFELSNEPRALLSGAALIWLIGVLDDKFELDALIKLGAQMISAGVMVAQGLTILWLPIPGVGVVSLTPGQGTLLTVALVVVTINAVNFVDGLDGLAAGMVCIAAAAFFLYAYRLWYGYTIEAAAPATLFTAILMGMCLGFLPHNMHPARIFMGDSGSMLIGLILAASAISITGQVDPDALKIFEGSTREATHAALPVFIPLVLPLTIIAIPMADLVLAIVRRTWKGQSPFAADRGHLHHRLLEIGHSHSRAVLIMYFWSALIAFGTLAYSVHSASMWIVLGITVLSAIGLVLLLLPRFTPRAPRWAQAVVPPRYRRRKPAPVAEGVGADLTEERVPVPAGLHGATAIGNRERFTDRRKAGTPS from the coding sequence GTGCGTGATTACCTGCTGACGCTCTGTGTCACGGCCGCGGTGACCTATCTGCTCACCGGTCCGGTGCGGAAGTTCGCCATCGCGACCGGGGCGATGCCGGAGATCCGCGCCCGCGACGTACACCGAGAACCGACTCCGCGGCTCGGTGGCATCGCCATGTTCTTCGGGCTGTGCACAGGTCTGCTCGTCGCCGACCACCTGCAGAACCTGAGCAGTGTCTTCGAGCTGTCCAACGAGCCGCGCGCGCTGCTCTCCGGCGCCGCGCTGATCTGGCTGATCGGCGTCCTCGACGACAAGTTCGAGCTGGACGCGCTCATCAAGCTGGGCGCGCAGATGATCTCGGCGGGCGTGATGGTCGCGCAGGGTCTGACGATCCTGTGGCTGCCGATCCCCGGCGTCGGCGTGGTCTCCCTGACCCCGGGCCAGGGCACGCTCCTGACGGTCGCCCTGGTCGTCGTCACCATCAACGCCGTCAACTTCGTCGACGGTCTCGACGGCCTCGCCGCCGGCATGGTCTGCATCGCCGCCGCGGCCTTCTTCCTGTACGCCTACCGGCTCTGGTACGGCTACACGATCGAGGCCGCCGCCCCCGCGACGCTCTTCACCGCCATCCTCATGGGCATGTGCCTGGGCTTCCTGCCGCACAACATGCACCCGGCGCGGATCTTCATGGGCGACTCGGGCTCGATGCTGATCGGTCTGATCCTGGCCGCCTCGGCCATCTCGATCACCGGCCAGGTCGACCCGGACGCGCTGAAGATCTTCGAGGGCTCGACCCGCGAGGCCACCCACGCCGCCCTGCCCGTCTTCATCCCGCTGGTGCTGCCGCTCACGATCATCGCGATCCCGATGGCGGACCTGGTCCTCGCGATCGTGCGCCGTACGTGGAAGGGCCAGTCGCCCTTCGCGGCCGACCGCGGCCACCTGCACCACCGGCTCCTGGAGATCGGGCACTCGCACAGCCGCGCGGTGCTGATCATGTACTTCTGGTCGGCGCTGATCGCCTTCGGGACACTCGCGTACTCGGTCCACTCGGCGTCGATGTGGATCGTCCTCGGCATCACCGTGCTCAGCGCCATCGGTCTCGTCCTGCTCCTGCTGCCGCGCTTCACGCCGCGTGCGCCCCGCTGGGCGCAGGCCGTCGTCCCGCCGCGCTACCGCCGCCGCAAGCCGGCCCCCGTGGCCGAGGGTGTGGGCGCCGACCTGACAGAAGAGCGGGTTCCGGTGCCCGCGGGGCTCCACGGAGCCACCGCCATCGGCAACAGGGAGCGTTTCACCGATCGACGGAAGGCCGGAACGCCGAGTTGA